The following are encoded together in the Pygocentrus nattereri isolate fPygNat1 chromosome 3, fPygNat1.pri, whole genome shotgun sequence genome:
- the rnpc3 gene encoding RNA-binding region-containing protein 3, giving the protein MAEQDEDVVNTKRGKTLIVRHLPAELSREEKEDLLKYFGASSVRALSDKGALKHTAFASFSSETSASRALKRLHQLRILGHTLVVEFAKDQDNVAVLSSPAVTDGLRVADQQDGKQKKENQQPNVPLIDTSIAPTLGLKFQTNPTLKYLYPPPSSAIVTNITHTLLSVPKFYVQVLHLMNKMNLPCPFGPITNPPPVFEMAHGLLPPLMPLPPPFPPENPPLPEGAGESSSEESEYESGDDEDKERMIRLMGLVNQPCKRPLRSKAASKRKKPKLKDLLFTPKPDSHSTPGPALQPSDVFEQPQSLGHKKIEFHISADVSTALEVSVQPREQNTEEEAADAAEQEAGETGFGKIFPSTQANRQEESSEGEEDMPSEFISRRELEKGRLSRDEMKRMSVFKSYEAGEPTCRLYVKNIAKQVEEKDLKYIYGRYINTSSEEERNMFDIVLMKEGRMKGQAFIGLPTEKSAERALRDTNGYVLHDKPLVVQFARSARPKQDAGQSKTGAKKR; this is encoded by the exons ATGGCGGAGCAGGATGAGGACGTGGTGAACACCAAAAGGGGTAAAACTCTGATTGTGAGGCACCTGCCTGCAGAACTGAGCCGAGAGGAGAAGGAGGACCTGCTGAAATATTTCGGAGCGTCTTCCGTCCGTGCGCTCTCCGACAAAGGCGCTTTA AAACACACAGCGTTTGCCAGTTTCTCCAGCGAGACTTCGGCCTCTCGG gcGCTGAAGAGGCTTCATCAGCTGAGAATTCTGGGTCATACGCTAGTCGTTGAATTTGCAAAGGATCAAGATAACGTCGCTGTGCTGAGCAGTCCTGCAGTTACTGACGG TCTGAGGGTCGCTGATCAGCAAGATGGAAAgcagaaaaaggaaaatcaaCAGCCAAACGTGCCTCTTATCGATACCAGCATCGCTCCGACTCTCGG GTTGAAATTTCAAACAAATCCGACGCTGAAATATTTATACCCTCCTCCTTCAAGTGCGATTGTGACAAACATCACCCACACTCTGCTGAGTGTGCCCAAGTTCTATGTTCAA GTTCTTCACTTGATGAATAAGATGAACCTCCCCTGCCCGTTTGGACCCATCACCAACCCTCCGCCAGTG TTTGAAATGGCTCACGGACTGCTGCCTCCGTTGATGCCGCTGCCCCCTCCTTTTCCCCCGGAGAACCCCCCGTTGCCAGAGGGCGCTGGAGAGTCGTCCAGCGAGGAGTCAGAGTACGAGAGTGGAGACGATGAGGACAAAGAGAG GATGATTAGGCTGATGGGGCTTGTTAACCAGCCGTGTAAAAGACCCCTGAGATCAAAGGCTGCCTCCAAGAGGAAGAAACCCAAGCTGAAGGATCTTCTGTTCACTCCTAAACCCGACTCCCACAG CACACCGGGCCCGGCCTTGCAGCCCTCCGACGTGTTTGAGCAGCCGCAGTCTCTCGGACACAAGAAGATCGAGTTCCACATCTCGGCCGACGTGTCCACTGCGCTGGAGGTGTCTGTGCAGCCCAGGGAGCAGAACACGGAGGAGGAGGCAGCAG ACGCAGCGGAGCAGGAGGCAGGAGAAACGGGCTTTGGGAAGATTTTCCCCAGCACACAGGCCAACAGACAGGAGGAGAGCAGTGAAGGGGAAGAGGACATGCCCTCAGAATTCATCTCCaggagagagctggagaaaggCAGGCTCTCCAGAGACG AGATGAAGAGGATGTCTGTCTTTAAGAGTTATGAAGCCGGAGAACCGACCTGCAGGCTTTATGTGAAGAACATTGCGAAACAAGTGGAAGAAAAA GACCTGAAGTACATCTACGGCAGGTACATCAACACCTCgtcagaggaagaaagaaacat GTTTGATATAGTTTTGATGAAGGAGGGGCGAATGAAAGGTCAAGCCTTCATCGGGCTCCCCACTGAGAAAAGTGCAGAGAGAGCCTTGAGGGACACCAACGGATACGTCCTGCATGACAAGCCCCTAGTGGTG CAATTTGCCCGCTCAGCGAGGCCAAAACAGGATGCGGGCCAATCGAAGACTGGAGCAAAGAAGCGCTAA